The DNA segment ATAACCACAAAGATGTACATCATCTTAATTACTCTTCTCAGAGACTTTAAAAAGTTTGATGAAGACATTTTCACTCTGGCAAAAGCACCTGGCTGGTTTTGCTGCCTTACCCTGCAGTATGTGTTGAGCTGTCTGTATGCAGCGGAGCGCAGGTGATGAGTACATGTAGCTGACTGTCACCTCCTGATCCAGCAGAGCTTCCCCTGAATGGGAACGACAAAGTGAGTTGCTCTTTTACAAATCATGACAGATGAGAAATTTCTACGAAATATTTGCTGCCAAAACCAGCTTagagttttcagttttgttgaGGTGAGGTACATTGACAGACactttctattaattttttcacACTATCATCTGACTGAGCTCCCTAAAAAGCTCATTCTCTTTGCAGTAGCAAGTTTAAAATGAGTGTTGGAAAGATACCTACAGAAGATTCACTCCAAATCTGCAAATAGTAGTTACGCACTTGGCTGTCTCTGTACGTCTGAATAATAGACGTATATAGACATTTGTCATACACCAGACTTGCATGGTTGCAGTCAGACATGCTTGCTCAGGGAGCAGAAACAACATCACCTGCTGAGTGAATTGAGTCCGACTAACCCACACCACCCAGCCTTCAGGTACCCGTGATGAGGTATCCACACTGTGCTGACCATGAAGCTGATTCCTCTGGCCAGCCCCTTCACTCCTCCCTGCCCATTCTTAAGACAACTGCACAAGACATTAGCTCTTTGCAGACAAGCAGCAGGGCACTTGTAACAGGTAGTGTTACAGCTTCTTTAACTTCCTTTGCCAAAAACTGGCAGAATGAGTCTCAAAGATCAGTGATCAGCGCCACTCTCCATTTTACTATTTAACAGGATTTTGCAGCAGTTGCCCACAGAGAAGTGTTACCACAATGGTCACTGCTTGAAGTTTTTCAACTGCAAAAGCCATTGTGAGCTTTTGCAGAAGATGAAAGCTTGCTTCCCAAACCCAAATATTTGCAGTAGGATATTATCCAGCTTACCTATAAGTCTCGACTGGAAAATACCACAGCAAGATAAAGGAGGATCATATTCAAAATGCTTCATGCTGTCTTTCCGCTTCGGCAGGGTGGAAGGGAAGTTCAGATCTGCTCTGTAGTATTTTCCTGAAACAAGGTGGGACATCAGTTGTGGCACAAAGGAGGCAGCAGGTGAATGCACGGGTggtttcatttcttctgaatgATTGGATGACTGTTCTGAAAACTCAGCCCAGAGTCACATATCGACTGGCAAATGAAATAGGCTGAGACCTGTTCTGTAGCCATGAGGGCAAGTGGTGAGGCTGGTCATCTGCCCAAGGAGCTATTCTCTCTTCCCTCTATGTCAAACACCCATGCTGCCTGTCCACTGGGGACAGATTACGGTCCGTGCTCACCCCAAACTCTGCCTGGAAACTACGTAAGCAAGGGTGAGACGCTGTCAGCTGAGACCCCACCAAGGAGACAGCTCATAACTAAGCAGTTTGGAATCACAGAGCAGTGCCTGAACTAGATTATTgtgaaaaaaagccccaaacctgGTGAACCCAGTGACCGCTTTTACCTGAAAGAAGTGTTCTAAGGTCACAACACTAGCTTGGAAAATCACTTGTTCTAACCAAATAGCACCTGTTCTGCAAGTTCTGGAGGAGCAAATGGAGGGGGTAGCGGAGAGAGGACAGGAAATTGTGATGATTCATTTTTGTGGActcaggaaacaaaaatccacTCTATATCGATGCTCTTTTATCATTGCCAAAATGACAAAAACATTTCTACTGAAGAACAAGGGTACTAAATAACTGATTACACAGCCAGAAGGTACCACCCTTTATTATCTAGTGTGAACTTGCACTCTTAATATAGGAGATATCCAGCATAACAAAGGAGACTTTCAGCATAAAACTGTCCCTTCAGAACTTCCACTTTCTtgttcccttccttcctcctgacATGTATTTCCATGTTCTGCATCAATTTTCTTCGCATACTTTTCTtgaaagagagagacaagaaATTCAGCTTTTAGTTCAGGTCAGTGCTGATATCTCATTTcagagaattatagaatggtttgggttggaagggaccgtaaaagtcatcttgttccaacccccacTGGCCATGAGCAGGGACGTCTTCCACTAGATTAGgatgctcaaaacctcatccagtctggccttgaacacctccagggatggggcatccaaagcttctccaggcagcctattccagcgcctcaccacctttacaggaaaaaaaaatcttcctaatgtctaatctaaatctttcagcttaaaaccactacctcttgtcctatgactacactccctgataaagaaccactccccacctttcctgtagcctcccATTAAGTACTGGagggctgctataaggtctccccagagtcttctctaggctgaacaaccccagttctctcagcctgttctcatagcagaggtgctccagtcctctgatcatctttgtagctccCTTCTGGACCTTTCCAATagttctgtatccttcttatgttgaggattacagaactggacccaataTTCTAGGTaaggtctcataagagaggaatagaggggcagaatcacttccctcggcctgttggccacgcttcttttgatgcagcccaggatatggtttgccttctgggctgcaaacgcacattgccagctcatgttgaacttctcatcaaccagcatccccaactGAAACTTAGGGTCCTTACTATTCTCCTCACCCTCACCTGTCCTGTATCCCTCAGGACcctgaactccaccagtgtgtgatcaccacagcccaggctgcctctgatcttgaagttactgatgagttcacttgcattggtgatcatcaggtccagtattgcatcccctcaggtAGGGGTGTCTATTATCTGGgataagaaattatcttcaatgtactaggagtctcctgggttgcctacagcttgccatactacttttccagcatttgtCAGGGTAGTTGAAGTTCCCCGGTGGGATGAGAGCTTGCtagcgtgaagcctcctgtagatggaggaagaaggctttaTCAGTAAGCTCTCCTTAATCAGGTGGCCACAACCACAATGTTCCTTTTGCTGattcagtcttttattctgatccacaagctttcaacctgtttgtggctttCTTTGCcgtgctgcatcaaaagaagtgtgaccagcaggttgaggaagtaactctcctcctctactcctctcatgtgagacctcacctggagtactgtgttcagttctggagtcctcagcacagaaaagacatggatctgttggagtgagtcaAGAGGAGGGCCAGAAAGAGGttgagagggctggagcacctcccatatgaggacaggctgagagagctggggttgttcagcatggagaaggctctggggagactttacAGgggccttctagtacctgaagggggcctacaagaaagctggggagggactttttacaagggcatggagtgataggatgagaggcaacagctttaaattggagagggaaagatttaggctagacattaggaagaaattcttcatgatattggtggtgaggcactggcacaggttgcccagggaaggtgtggctgcaccatccctggaggtgttcaaggccagactggatggggccttgggcagcctgatctaacagaaggtgtccctgcccatggcagggggttggaactgggtgatctttaaggtcccttccaacccaaaccattctacgagtctatgagtctatgagtctatgatatggttggctttctaggctgcaagcGCACATCACTGGCTTATGCtgaacttctcatcaaccaggACCCTCCAAGattttctcttcagggctactctcaatccgTTCTCTGCCCAACCTGTACTTGTGCTTGGAATTGCCTTGATCCAGGTGCAGGGCagtgcacttggccttgttgaacttcatgaggtttgcataGGCCTACccctcaagcctgtcaaggtctctctggatggcatcaCCTCCCTCCAGTGTGCTGagtgcaccacacagcttggtgtcattggcaagcttgctgagggtgcactcaatctcactgtccatgtctctgacaaaggtgttaaacaacaccagtcccaatactGACCGCTGAGGAGTGTCATTCATCACCATTTTCCTCTCGGACATTGAGGCACTGACATAACTTTCTGAGTGTTGCTATTCAGCCAATACCTTATCTACCAAGTGGTCCATCCATTAAATCCATgcctttccaatttagagacaagaatgtcatgtgGGACAGTGTGAAATACTTTGCATATGTTCACGTAGATGATGTCATCCTCTCTTATCCTTATCCACTAATCCTGTAACCCTgtcatagaaggccaccaaattcgtcaggcatgatttgcccttagtgaagctATGTTAGCTGTCAGCagtcacctccttattttctatGTGCCTCAGCAGTGTTTCCAGGAGGACcagctccatgatcttgccaggcacagaggtgagactgtcTTACCTGTCGTCCCcagggttttccttttttccctttccagtcTGGGAACTTCACTGGATTGCCacgacttctcaaatatgatgggCTATGGGaacttcatctgccagttccctcaagACCCACAGATGCATCTCACCAGGTTccctggacttgtgcaaaggCCTTGAACGTGTTCTCCTACAGTGGGcagttctttcttctcccagtcCCTGTCTTTGCCTCCAGCAAACTGAGCAGTGTCATTGGAGCCCTTGCCAGggaagactgaagcaaaaaagtcactgagtacttcagccttctccatatccttgGAATCAGgtttcttgtttccttccagagagggcCCATATTCTCagtagtcttccttttatcactgacatGCCTATAGAAGCTTCTCTTGTTGTCCTTGATgtccttggccagatttaatttGATCAAGTCTTTAGCTCTCCTAACACGATCTCTGGCTGCTTGGACAATTTCTACATATTCCTCCCAGGCTAACTGTCCTTGCTTCCAGCCTTTGTAGGGTTTCTTTTTGAGTTCAAGTTTTTCCAGGActtccttgttcatccatgcaggcttCCTGGTgtttttgcctgacttcctctttgttgggatgcattgttcctgagcttggaggaggtgatccttgaatattaaccagctttcttgggcccCTCTTCCCTAAAGAGCTTTATCTCATGTTATCCTGCTGAGCAGATCCTTGAAGAcgccaaagtctgctctcctgaagtccagggtagTGAGCTTGTTGCACACCCTCCTTGCTGTCCTAAGGATCTTGAACTTcaccatttcatggtcactgcaaCTGTGGCTTCCTTTGAGGTTCATGTTGCCCATCAGCCCTTCCTTGTTAGTCTAGCATAGACTTGTTAGGTCTTGTTAAGTCTAGCATAGCACCCCTCCTCCTTGtctcctctgtcacttggagaaggaagttatcaTCAGCACATTCTaggaacctcctggattgcttatgCCCTGTtgtgttgtccctccaacagatatAGCAGTGGTTGAAGCCCCCATAAGTACCAGGGCTTGCGAATGGGAGGCTCCACTTATCTGTCTATAGGAGGCCTCATCTGCTCCCTCTTCCTGGTCTGGTGGCCTGTAGCAGGCCGCCCACTATAATGTCAcctgtccctgctctgcttTTAATCCTGACCCATAGGCTCTCAGTCAGGTCCTCATCCGTCATCATGCACTCCACCTGGTCATTCACATAGAGGACAACACACCCTCCTTGTCTtccctgcctgtccttcctaaacAGCCTGTATCCTTGCATTCCAACACTCCAGTCATAGGATTCCACAATGTCTCCATGATGCCAACAAGATCATAGCCCTGCAGACATACACATGTTCCTAACCCCTCTTGTTTATTCCCCATGCTATGTGCATAAAAGCACTTAAGTTGGGCCTCCAAAGCACCCACCTTTCTGGCTGGAAATCCTTTGTGATGCTTTCcaggtgctctcctgctgacctGTGACTTTTTCAGGCTCGGGGCATCTATTGCTGGCCCTGGTACCAAACTAGTAGGAATGGGATGGGTTAAAGTTCCCCTCACCCATCAACTTTAGTTTGACGGCCTTTTCACTAGGTTGACAAGCCTATGACCAAAGATAGTCTTCCCCCTCTCTGAGAGATGGACCTCATCAGCCCCTAGTTTACCAGGTTTCTCAAAGTGAGTCCTATGGTCTTAGCAGTCAGTGGTTTCCACCATTGTTTGcccttgcttttcttccctagGTTTGACTAGTGACGTACTGTGATCAACAGAAAATGATTCTGACTCCAGGATGGAAAGATAGAGGGGTCTGACAATCACCACCGTGTGTAATGAGCAGTAGAGATCTTGTGTTTTGTacatctttcagaaaaacacacaTCTGTCGGTGTCACAAGAGCTTTGCTTGATCTGCAGAGTTTATCAAACATAAACATGAAGGACTCCAAGACATTATGAAATACTGGTTATAGGCAGGTCAAAGCAGTGTTGTACCTTACTTGCAATGTTCCTCACTTATTTATGTCAGTGTTTACGCTTACACGTAGGAGGCTGAATCTCTTGTACCCATTACAGGTGTTAATTGGTTTTGATCCTAATTTGCTAAGATCCTTCCATTATCTTACTCACCATCTGCAGTCAAGCACTGTTGAAGCCAAGATTTGCCAAAAACCTGATCAACTCTTTCCCCATGGCGCATCACCAGCACGCCTCTTCGCAGGGTGACATTCTGAGACAACTGTGTAGAAAGGATTTTTCATTATGATATCATATAAAACCTGCATGAAAAGGTTGGATTCCTAGATGCTGCCTTATGGAGGAAGGCACAGTAGATCTGTCCTAGGGGGGTTTATAGCAAGCacaaaggaggagagaaagatgCTGCCTGTCTTTAGGACAACAGTAAGCCTGACTGGCTCTGTGCTGAAGGCAAACGGAAGATATCCCTGAACTTCATGGGCTACAGATTAGATTTAAACTTAGTGTTTACACTAGTGTAAGGTAGTGCTGATAACAGATCTTTAAATTCCAGTGTGTGAAGGAagtataattttaatatatattctaTGGTTGGCATAACAAGAGAGGGAAGATAGTTAAGATTTAAGTGGTTATGCTCTTTTTTACGCTTGAAGTAACACCAAGCTTGTCCTTCTTTTCCCAATGAAAAAACTACTTTTACACTTTTCATAACTATGGCCAAGACAGCAGTGAGACCGTGTCCTCTCTGAGGCCATGTCTTCTCCAAAGCCACTTTTTCACTCAGGCTGCATGGAACTACATCTAAGTTCTAAGTAGTTTTGGGTTAGGATAAAATGCGCATTAAATACAGATAAGAAGATAAGAAGATAAGAAGGAACAGGTAAAAGGCTTTACAACTTTTCCAACAGTAACCCATCACAACGTTACTGCTGCAGCACTGAGGTTAGTGATATGtatcttcagcagcagaaaagggAATTCTTAAGAAGTGGTATGAGATTTATATTCATGTATTCTGCTAAACACTGTTGCCTTTCTGCTATGATAAACAAATCAACTGCCACAAGATCAGAGTTTAAAACTAAGGTTTTATGGTCTTGCTCTTCTGCTTAGGAGGAGCTGAGAGTTTGGGGAAACTCCTAGACTGGAGACATGCACATACGCGAAATGCGTTCCTCAGACCAAAGGGTGGCTCTGCCACAGATCCAAGTGAGATAAGAGAGGCCCAGACCAATCAAGAGCTGGATATAGGATGTGTGACTCATGCGGAAGTTTCTGTCATAGAGTCATACACACAGAGTCCTGGGCAGGGCCCAGGATGGAAGTTCCCTCAAGGTGCCCTCTGGTTtctcttaaattaaaacaaatgaaccCAGTGTTATTCCCCAGCATGGCGAGAAGAAAGGCCATAGGGCCAGCTAGCCCAAAGGACTCTAATGCAACACGTCAGTGTGCTAGAAAGGACTGTTTTGGCATTCCTGACGGTCAAAGACAATACGGCAGTGCAGGTGCAACTGTCCTATAGGTAAAAAAATAGAGTCCTTATCTGTTTTGCTGTTCCTACCAGAAGACCAGTAGAAAACCTGGGAAAAAGATATACTTGttgaactaggaaaaaaaagtaatcctAGCAGTGCTGCTAACCTTTCCAGCTAGCTGTTCTCTTGCAGTGGTTCTATGCAGACATTTGCATTATCTATGTACCTAGAAATACAAAAgatgatgaaatatttaagtatGCTAAGATCTGGGAGCACGTAAACCACCAAGGTGACATCCACAGAATCTGGACATACACGTAACAATGAACCTACTTCTGCTCTAGTTACTCTGCCATGAACCTATATGAAAGTCAGGGTAAGCTGTGCCTGCATCTCACTTGTCAGACTTGTCACTGTATCCCTGCACAACTTGCCCAGTAAGGCTATGCACAGAGAAATCTGAGCAGAGAACTCATATGTCGTGCTACTATGACAAGAACAAAAAGAGTGTTATGAAAGAAGGCAAAAGTAATACATCATATACTTTACAAAATATGTATGAGATATTATATCATACAGCATGAGCACAggagtgtgtgtatatatatatgtgcattacaacaaaacatgaaaatgtgagggggaaaaaaaggactaaattattttaattaacagtATCTCTGCAAAAGAATGTGGCAAAGACaataaatggcagaaaaaacaTTACCTGAAGAGAAAGCACATTGGTTACGCTCCCGGACCAACTAGGATTACAGATTTCTGCATTCAGCCTCACAATAGGTTCATTTTCAGTTTGAGTAGAGAATCTTGGAGCTGTTACAAAAACATATTCCCtgtagaaaaagcaaaagccacgcacacacacaaacacgtAGGAgcacacagagagaagaaatttttaagtCATGATTTTGTCTACAGACTGGTGTAAGTCAGGATTCCTATTCTATTCAATACTTTTTGCACACTTGTAATCCACTCCATCCCTTTGCTCTTGATTTAGAATCTGCCCAGTAAAAATGAGGCTAAAATAATATGAACTGGTATATATATTTGGTATAACCCTACTAAAGCATTATCTTCGAACACAAATTACTACCTGGATGCCCCTTCTCTGTCTCTGAGGACTTAACAAGAATGCATCTACACCTCCCTGCTTAGAAAAATCATCTCTAATCTACAAGCAACATCAACTGTACTGtcagctgcagagcaaagcGCAGGAAGCTAGGTAGATGCCTGCTGATACTGGATATATCAACAAGACAAGGGTGGGCTCAAGGTGGTGAAGTAACCTTTATGTGGTTTCATTTCAAGCTAACTTTGCAAGCtcttgaaatgagaaaaaaagaaagaagaaagcagtgaGCCAGGCTGAGAGCGCAGCCTGCTCAGAGGGATGtagtcttttaaaatttattaggACTTTCAAGTTGTTCAAGACCAAACAGGGGTCATCCCGCAAGCAGCTGAACTAATGAACTCTGGGTGTCTGTGGGCGTTAAtcctatgtttttctttcagaagtctCAGCATCTCACCTAGAACCCCAGgattcctctctcctctgcccacACTGCCTCCAGTTCCTGCCTGGCAGCCCACAACTCACAGCAAGGAGGAATGCTGCCACAGCTCCCCATCAGGAAAAGTGGCTGACACAAAGCAAGACCCATGAAACTCAGCTTACCTGTGCTTAACCCATGTGTCTGACTCATTGGCCCTCTCAGTGtagttttcaggaagaaatccCCTGCATCCAGTCTGATGTGAGGTCCCAATCACCCAGCCTTCACTCACGTTAGACTGCTGCGTCGGGTCGACATAGATGAAATCCCCCACGTTGATCAGAAGTTCATCAATGTTCTGGGGTTTGTACTGGAAAAGGACTCTCAGCGTCTGGGGGAACACGTAGCAGAGTCAGGCTGCTGCCAGGAGCCTCTATGCGTGCAACAGTTCAGGGCATGCTTATTCAACTCTCTACTGGACACAGCGACTGGTACTGTTTCCCACTCTCCAACACGTTCTTTACATGACACTACTGCAGTTGCAGTATGTGTAAAAATAGGCATTTGgttttcataaaaatactttctgtaaCTAGCACAGATCTATTTGAAAGCAAAGATAGCAAAAATATTATCGGCTGGTTTTGTGATTACTTACAGCTCTCCTGAGTGTGACCAAAATCCAAGATGAGACTTGTGATAAAGTGATAAACTGATCTGACTGAAAAATGTTGATTGCTtcataatttaaatttcaaaatgagAACCAAAAAATGTTGACTGGTTTTAACTAAGAGTCTGTTAAGGAGAAAATCATCAGCAAGAACTGTGCCTTGCTCACCTCTATTTAATCTGTGCTGTTTTCATCACGGCTGGAACAATCAAGAAAACTAATTCTGCTGAATGAATTTTTACCGCAAAGCTGTGATACGACAAACCCTAGCAAATACTCAAGGATCATAATTGcctgcttcttttattttctcacatcATGCTAAGATTACGCGTTTGGAATTAGACCTTGCTGACATGCAGGTCAAGTAGCCTACCATAAAGGTATCTTCTACTTATTGTCAGGAACAGTTTTTCAACCTGAAGAGTCACTTGAAACAACTATGCTTTTTGAAATGCTGTACTGTGCATGCActgattttcttcatgaaaaaaaggcaggatGACTGAAGCAAAGAGTCTGACTGTCGGGTTCAGGAAATTAAATCTGATGACAGTACCTGGTAATGCACAAAACGCATGTCCCGTGAGTAGAGAGTGGCTACCCACTGGCAGGTCTCCTCTGGGTTAATGCATTTGGCCAATTGTTCCAAAGTCTTCTGATGATGAGGATAAAACTTGTGAGCCAAGGTAAGGTGGAGTTGCTTTAGGCAGGGCTTCACATGGCAATCTAGGAATGAAACAGTCACATCACAACATAGAAGTGAGGGTCACttaaatttcttcttgttttccccTACATGCTTTGCATGAAGCAGGGAATACCATAGTAACTAGTAGTAATGTAGATCATGTTTTTGCTGAATAATGTTTTTGCACAATGTCATCTTTTTAATCATGctaaaataattcacaaatCTGGATTGAATTCACTCACTGGCCTCTCTTCCTAGCTTCAGCTGTGAGTGAAAAATGAATGAGGCTTGAATTCCTCTCCCAGTCTGAGATGCTGGGGCTGTGTCCCTTCAGGCTCCGCTGGTGATGCAACTTCCCTTGGGTGTCACTGGAGTGGGGATTAGGATCTGTTTCTCAGAGATGCAGCGGGACCATCAGGCTGGCCCATAACACCATGGGGTTTGAGCTCTGGGAATAGGAATTATTACATCCCTGCCTCTCACGGATAGTCTGATGAATGGCCTATCAAGTTGCACAGTCAACCATTTCAGCTTCTAGACAAAAGCACTGTGTCTTCAAAGTCTAAAATATGCTCCCTTAGTCACATTGTTTTCAAATCTGTAGGAGGAAAGGGCGTTTACTGGCAGTAGAGCATCAGCTATGCTCCTCGCTGAGACACAGGATATATTTTCAGTACCTTGTCTAACCATTGTGATATGACCCACTCATTTTCCCTCTAACATTGGTCCTACCTGCCAGGGCTGAAGCCTCTGATGAGAATGCTAGAGCAAACTCTTTGAGGATATTTGCATGGCCATCACCAATGAAGAAGCCAAGGTAGCTGGTGGATGAATGTAGTGCTAGGGAAATGGATGGTGGAAAGCACTGCAAAAAGCTGTCACCAACTCGCTTTAAGGTGTCATACAATAATTCCACTTTCTG comes from the Cuculus canorus isolate bCucCan1 chromosome 1, bCucCan1.pri, whole genome shotgun sequence genome and includes:
- the UBASH3A gene encoding ubiquitin-associated and SH3 domain-containing protein A; the encoded protein is MAVAETQLYAKVSNKHRSKSTSVLLESLLAKGFPAHIAQKALAATGQKSIEDATKWLHSHCNDPSLDDPIPQEYALYLCPIGRLHNHLQEFWKESKRQCGKNRAHETFPHITLCDFFTCEDQKVELLYDTLKRVGDSFLQCFPPSISLALHSSTSYLGFFIGDGHANILKEFALAFSSEASALADCHVKPCLKQLHLTLAHKFYPHHQKTLEQLAKCINPEETCQWVATLYSRDMRFVHYQTLRVLFQYKPQNIDELLINVGDFIYVDPTQQSNVSEGWVIGTSHQTGCRGFLPENYTERANESDTWVKHREYVFVTAPRFSTQTENEPIVRLNAEICNPSWSGSVTNVLSLQLSQNVTLRRGVLVMRHGERVDQVFGKSWLQQCLTADGKYYRADLNFPSTLPKRKDSMKHFEYDPPLSCCGIFQSRLIGEALLDQEVTVSYMYSSPALRCIQTAQHILQGLKLGQKIKIRVEPGLFEWTKWEANKGIPNFMTVTELAEASYQVDTSYRSNFPLSSLMPSESYEEYISRSSAVIKQIIAACPSKGIILIVGHGSSLASFTRPLIGLPARDSNNFAQVVRKIPSLGMCFCEELKEENKWQMVNPPVKTLTHGANAAFNWRNGIVED